From Anopheles funestus chromosome 3RL, idAnoFuneDA-416_04, whole genome shotgun sequence, a single genomic window includes:
- the LOC125770867 gene encoding paramyosin, long form: MSSSAVTTKTSKYTYRSTGGGTADVSIEYSADLSALSRLEDKIRLLQDDLESERGLRQRIEREKADLSVQVIQLSERLEEAEGGVEGQLDINRKRDAELTKLRKLLEDVHLESEETAHILKRKHQEIVSDFNEQLETLTKSKQRVEKEKSKLQTEIYELLSQVESISKDKQISIKTIEKLEVQVTELNIRIEELNRTIVDISSHKTRLSQENIDLIKSVQDLKLSVESISFSKTQLNSQLEEARRRLEEDDRRRSMLESSLHQVETELESIRLQLEEESEARLDLERQLVKANGEAGTFKSKYEAECMARVEEVEEIRRKYTVRITESEEHIESLQARLSKLEKEKSRLTSEIEVLIIDLEKANNGIREYTKRIEILEKTNIEIKTRLEETIALYDASQRDLRQRTADFQRLSHELDKTREQKDQLGRDNNKLQNELHESRSTVTELTRRLHEYEVELRRLENEREELTAAYKEAEAGRKAEEKRAQALAAEYGQFRHDTERRLLEKDEEIETIRKQTSIEIEQLNARVVEAETKLKSEVMRIKKKLQIQITELEMSLDVANHTNIELQKTIKKQSLQLTEMQAHYEEIQRQLQSTVDQYGIAQRRIQSLTGELEEIRVNYDSSLRAKRQVEVSLEDATTRINELSVVNANYASLKAKLETELQTLVADYEEVTRELRVSDERYQKIQVELKHTVELLHEEQERIVKIEAIKKSLEVEVKQLSVRLEEVEVNAVAGSRRIINKLEARLRDIEVELDEERRKHSETIKILRKKERSVKEVYIQIEEDQKNIQILQDALEKANQKIAAYKRQLTEQEQCSQQSVTKVRRFQRELEAAEDRADVAESNLSMVRAKHRTFVTTSTVPGSQVYLVQETTRTINESS; the protein is encoded by the exons ATGTCGTCGTCTGCTGTCACTACGAAAACGTCTAAGTACACCTACCGCTCAACCGGAGGTGGTACGGCCGATGTTAGCATCGAGTACAGTGCTGATCTGAGCGCTCTGTCCCGGCTGgag GACAAAATCCGTCTCCTGCAGGATGACTTGGAGTCGGAACGCGGTCTCCGCCAACGG ATTGAAAGAGAGAAGGCCGATCTCAGCGTACAGGTGATTCAGCTTTCGGAGCGTCTCGAGGAAGCCGAGGGTGGTGTAGAGGGACAG CTGGATATCAACCGCAAGCGCGATGCCGAACTGACCAAGCTGCGCAAACTCCTCGAGGATGTGCACCTGGAGTCGGAGGAAACTGCCCACATCCTGAAGCGCAAGCATCAGGAAATTGTCAGCGACTTCAACGAACAGCTCGAGACTTTGACCAAGTCAAAGCAGAG AGTCGAGAAGGAAAAATCGAAACTGCAGACAGAAATCTATGAGCTGCTGTCGCAGGTCGAAAGCATCTCGAAGGACAAGCAGATCAGCATTAAGACGATCGAGAAGCTTGAGGTGCAGGTGACGGAGCTGAACATACGCATCGAGGAGCTGAACCGCACGATCGTGGACATCAGCTCGCACAAGACGCGCCTGTCGCAGGAAAACATCGATCTGATCAAGTCGGTGCAGGACCTGAAGCTCAGCGTCGAAAGCATCTCGTTCTCGAAGACCCAGCTGAACTCACAGCTCGAGGAAGCGAGACGCCGCCTGGAGGAGGATGATCGCCGTCGCTCAATGCTCGAGTCCAGCCTGCACCAGGTGGAGACGGAGCTGGAATCGATCCGGCTGCAGCTGGAGGAAGAGTCCGAGGCCCGTCTGGATCTGGAGCGTCAGCTCGTCAAGGCAAACGGTGAGGCCGGTACCTTCAAGTCCAAGTACGAAGCCGAATGTATGGCACGCGTCGAGGAGGTGGAAGAGATCCGCCGCAAGTACACCGTACGCATTACCGAGTCGGAGGAGCACATCGAATCACTGCAGGCCCGTCTGAGCAAGCTGGAGAAGGAAAAGAGCCGACTGACGAGCGAAATCGAGGTACTGATCATTGACCTGGAGAAGGCAAACAACGGTATCCGCGAGTACACCAAGCGTATCGAGATCCTCGAGAAGACGAACATCGAAATCAAGACCCGGCTGGAGGAAACGATTGCACTGTACGATGCGTCGCAGCGTGATCTTCGCCAGCGGACGGCCGACTTCCAGCGATTGTCGCACGAGCTGGACAAGACACGTGAGCAGAAGGATCAGCTCGGACGCGATAACAACAAGCTGCAGAATGAGCTGCACGAGTCGCGCAGTACCGTCACCGAGCTGACGCGCCGTCTTCACGAGTATGAAGTCGAGCTGCGCCGGCTGGAGAATGAGCGCGAGGAATTGACTGCCGCGTACAAGGAAGCTGAGGCT gGCCGTAAAGCTGAGGAGAAGCGTGCTCAGGCACTTGCTGCTGAGTACGGTCAGTTCCGTCATGACACCGAGCGTCGTCTGTTGGAGAAGGATGAAGAAATTGAAACCATTCG CAAGCAGACCAGTATCGAGATCGAACAGCTGAATGCTCGCGTCGTTGAGGCGGAAACCAAGCTTAAGAGCGAGGTCATGCGTATCAAGAAGAAGCTGCAGATCCAGATCACCGAGCTGGAGATGTCGCTGGATGTGGCCAACCACACCAACATCGAGCTGCAGAAGACGATCAAGAAGCAGTCGCTACAGCTGACCGAGATGCAGGCTCACTACGAGGAGATCCAGCGCCAGCTGCAGTCGACCGTCGATCAGTACGGTATTGCTCAGCGCCGCATCCAGTCGCTTACCGGCGAGCTGGAGGAGATCCGTGTCAACTACGATTCGTCGCTGCGTGCCAAGCGTCAGGTGGAGGTTTCGCTCGAGGATGCCACTACGCGCATCAACGAGCTGAGCGTGGTTAACGCTAACTATGCCTCGCTCAAGGCTAAGCTGGAAACCGAACTGCAGACCCTGGTCGCCGACTACGAAGAAGTTACCCGTGAGCTGCGTGTCAGCGATGAGCGCTACCAGAAGAttcag GTTGAGCTTAAGCACACTGTCGAGCTGCTGCACGAGGAACAGGAAAGAATCGTCAAGATCGAAGCCATCAAGAAGTCGCTCGAGGTTGAAGTTAAG CAACTGTCCGTTCGTCTGGAGGAAGTCGAGGTCAATGCCGTGGCCGGTAGCAGACGCATCATCAACAAGCTCGAGGCACGCCTGCGTGACATCGAAGTTGAGCTGGACGAGGAAAGACGAAAGCACTCCGAAACGATCAAGATTCTGCGCAAGAAGGAACGCTCGGTCAAGGAGGTGTACATCCAGATCGAGGAGGATCAGAAGAACATCCAGATCCTGCAGGACGCCCTGGAGAAGGCCAACCAGAAGATCGCTGCCTACAAGCGTCAGCTAACCGAACAG GAACAATGCTCACAGCAGAGTGTCACCAAGGTTCGCCGTTTCCAGCGAGAGCTCGAAGCCGCCGAAGACCGTGCCGATGTGGCTGAGAGCAATCTGAGTATGGTCCGTGCCAAGCACCGCACGTTCGTTACCACCTCGACCGTGCCCGGTTCGCAGGTCTACCTGGTTCAAGAAACCACCCGGACCATCAACGAATCGTCCTAA